Proteins encoded together in one Bacteroides ovatus window:
- the rsmH gene encoding 16S rRNA (cytosine(1402)-N(4))-methyltransferase RsmH: protein MEKDELTYHVPVLLKESVDGMNIQPDGTYVDVTFGGAGHSREILSRLGEGGRLLGFDQDEDAERNIVNDTHFIFVRSNFRYLHNFLRYHNIEQVDAILADLGVSSHHFDDSERGFSFRFDGALDMRMNKRAGMTAADIVNTYDEERLANILYLYGELKNSRKLASVIVKARSGQNIRTIGEFLEVIKPLFGREREKKELAKVFQALRIEVNQEMEALKEMLLAATEALKPGGRLVVITYHSLEDRMVKNIMKTGNVEGKAETDFFGNLQTPFRLVNNKVIVPDEAEIERNPRSRSAKLRIAEKK from the coding sequence ATGGAGAAAGATGAATTGACATATCACGTACCTGTATTGCTGAAAGAAAGCGTTGACGGTATGAATATCCAACCGGATGGAACGTATGTAGACGTTACATTCGGAGGAGCGGGACATTCGCGCGAGATCCTTTCACGGCTCGGAGAAGGCGGACGTCTGCTGGGATTCGACCAAGACGAGGATGCTGAACGGAACATTGTCAACGATACTCATTTCATCTTCGTGCGCAGTAACTTCCGCTATCTGCACAACTTCCTGCGTTATCACAACATCGAACAGGTAGACGCGATCCTGGCCGACCTCGGCGTATCTTCCCATCATTTCGATGATAGCGAACGTGGCTTCTCCTTCCGTTTTGACGGGGCACTGGATATGCGTATGAACAAGCGTGCCGGTATGACAGCAGCAGATATCGTGAATACTTATGATGAAGAACGTCTTGCAAACATCCTCTACCTGTACGGGGAACTAAAGAATAGCCGCAAACTGGCTTCTGTCATCGTTAAAGCCAGAAGCGGACAGAATATCCGGACCATCGGTGAGTTTTTGGAAGTCATCAAACCGCTTTTCGGTCGTGAACGCGAAAAGAAAGAGCTGGCAAAGGTGTTCCAGGCACTACGAATTGAAGTAAACCAAGAGATGGAGGCGTTGAAGGAGATGTTGCTGGCTGCTACGGAGGCATTAAAGCCGGGCGGCAGACTGGTAGTTATCACCTATCATTCGCTGGAAGACCGAATGGTGAAAAACATCATGAAGACAGGCAATGTAGAAGGAAAAGCGGAAACCGACTTCTTCGGCAATCTGCAAACGCCTTTCCGCCTTGTCAACAATAAGGTAATCGTTCCCGACGAGGCAGAAATAGAACGAAACCCGCGGTCGAGAAGCGCCAAATTACGAATTGCAGAAAAGAAATAA
- the mraZ gene encoding division/cell wall cluster transcriptional repressor MraZ, which produces MIRFLGNIEARADAKGRVFIPATFRKQLQAASEERLIMRKDVFQDCLTLYPESVWNEELNELRSRLNKWNSKHQLIFRQFVSDVEIVTPDSNGRILIPKRYLQICSIHGDIRFIGIDNKIEIWAKERAEQPFMSPEEFGAALEEIMNDDNRQDGER; this is translated from the coding sequence ATGATACGTTTTTTAGGAAATATTGAAGCCAGGGCGGACGCCAAAGGAAGGGTGTTCATACCCGCCACCTTCAGGAAGCAATTACAAGCCGCTTCCGAAGAGAGGCTTATTATGCGTAAAGACGTATTTCAGGACTGTTTAACCCTGTACCCCGAGAGCGTGTGGAACGAGGAGTTGAACGAGCTACGTAGTAGACTTAACAAATGGAATAGCAAACACCAACTTATTTTCAGGCAATTCGTGAGCGACGTTGAAATAGTGACACCTGATAGCAACGGGCGCATATTAATTCCGAAACGGTATTTACAGATTTGCAGTATCCATGGGGATATTCGCTTTATCGGCATCGATAACAAGATAGAGATCTGGGCGAAAGAACGGGCAGAACAGCCTTTCATGTCACCCGAAGAGTTCGGTGCAGCATTAGAAGAAATTATGAACGATGATAATAGACAAGATGGAGAAAGATGA
- a CDS encoding RNA polymerase sigma factor, which yields MKSLSFRKDLVGVQDELLRFAYKLTTDREEANDLLQETSLKALDNEDKYTPDTNFKGWMYTIMRNIFINNYRKVVRDQTFIDQTDNLYHLNLPQDGSSENTERAYDLKEMHRVVNKLPKEYRVPFAMHVSGFKYREIAEKLNLPLGTVKSRIFFTRQKLQEELKDFR from the coding sequence ATGAAAAGTTTAAGCTTCAGAAAAGACTTAGTAGGAGTACAAGATGAATTACTACGCTTCGCTTATAAACTGACAACTGACCGTGAAGAAGCAAACGATTTGTTGCAGGAGACATCATTAAAAGCATTAGATAATGAAGATAAATATACCCCTGATACAAATTTCAAAGGATGGATGTATACCATCATGCGCAATATATTCATAAACAACTACCGCAAGGTAGTCCGCGACCAGACATTCATCGACCAGACTGATAATCTTTATCATCTGAATTTGCCACAGGATGGAAGTTCTGAAAATACAGAAAGAGCATACGACCTGAAAGAGATGCACCGTGTAGTTAACAAACTCCCCAAAGAATACAGAGTTCCGTTTGCGATGCACGTTTCAGGATTCAAATACCGTGAAATTGCGGAAAAACTGAACCTCCCGTTGGGTACAGTGAAAAGCCGTATTTTCTTCACGCGCCAGAAATTACAGGAAGAGTTGAAAGACTTCCGCTAA